TTGGAAAATATGTTGACTCCACAATACCAGATTGAAGAGCATCCAGGAATATTCCAAAATTAAATAGTGTTGCATTTGGTGTTTGTATAGGACAAGAAGCCCTTAGTAATGCACTATTTCCTTCACCATCACCACAATACAAAAAGCACCCAGTATGACCCTGACAGGCTTGTTTCCAGCAAGTTGTTTCTCTTTCTATAGAAAACAAGTACCAAAAGGCTCCAATTATCTGTacaaaaatcttaaaagttAGAAATCAGAAAATTCAACCAAAAGTGACAATCACAATTCCTATCGCAACATAATGTAACCAGATGAGTACTGAGTATGAGAGATAAACGTTCTTTGCTCACATAAAATGGTAAGTTCTAACGCAGATTCCTTGCTAGGAAAATCCCAAACAGCCAAAATTAACTAAAAGCTATTCAAACTTCTAAAAACTCAGCATCCCACTACTGATAAGCAATCGAAACTTGATCACCAGCCAACAAAGCTATTTAGGTCTACTAACATTACACAGAATGCAACCTCACCTCAAGTAAACACTACAGTATTTgtccaaaatttattttaacccCTTTTGTCTccatcaattaaattatttttggcAGCACATTTTACCATTTAGGTCTTCTGAACATTACACAAAATGCATCCTCACCTCAAGTAACCACAAGTGTATTTgtccaaaatttattttaacgCCTTTATCTACatcaattaaattagtttttcacTACAAATTTTTCATGTATATGTAACTTCTTTCAAAACTCAACCTATCTGTGGTAAGCATAGACTTCTGCACATACATGCATGAAAGTAATAGTACAGCCATTCTTCTAACCTTAAATAGCATTATCAGTTGTAACCAATTAACCATTCTTCCCTCCAAGTATCTTCGAGGTTTAAAGATCTTGGCATGTGCAAACAAGGGAATGAACCAACAAAGATGATTCAATATTTCTACCGCTTGGTTTTAGCAAAGATAATGCAACATAACTATAGGTAACTATTTAagataaaatgacaacaatTGTGCAAATAAAACTTACATGGCTAGCAAGCATGTAAAGAAATAGATTAAATGCAGCACCGGCCCATGCAGTTTCAGTGAGTATGCCAGAAGTCCTTGTAACTTCCTTGTACAACGGATATATTCGAATAAACCTAGgcaaatattgaataaaaacaacaaatttcaaCAAGTTCTTTGTATTCAGAGCTTCTGATCCTCCCAGTCTTGGAATGATAATTAAAATCACCACCTGCACACATAGAACTAAGTCAGAAGTCCACAAATTGATTTCAAAGAAAACTGGCATCCACTGGAAAAGGACATAAGCATGGAAAAGTGATGATGACAACAACTCCGGGAGCAaagaatattttcaaataaatcacAAGCTTAGATACTACATTCCTGCTAAGATGAAAAATACACTCAATGTGGGAGTTCAGAATCTAGCATGCCCAGTAATAGATTAAAAAGTCTCTCACAATaagaaattgacaaaaaaataaaaacataaaaaaattaaatagtccAGCAAAAGCAGGGAAAATATTTCAATCTCCTGGATGACAACAAATGTAACAAGCATGATAAGCTAAGCTCCCTGTTTGgaatgcaaaaaaataattgcataCTATATATCAAGACATTACTTCTACTAAACTGAGTTgcaattaaaaaagaaactatTAAACAGCATTAGGCACcacaaagaaatttttttaggaCATAAAGAAACCCCTTTACCTGTGGGAGTGGAAGGACAGCAAGAATGTCAATTAAGAAATATGATGATAGATACTTCTTTGCTATTAGCCAAGTATCTTCAACCAAAATACCTCTTCCAAATACCCGAGAAGGGGGAGCAATAAAACCAGTGCGAAACTGAAAAATTATATGAAGTAAATAGAAGATATCTGTGAATGACCGCAACACACTTGCCGTAGTCTCCATCTTTCGGTCCAGGGTCAGGCACTTCTTACCACCATTAACCACAGGAACATAAAAGAACAAAGGATCCAATGAGATGGCAACCATACATGACAACACAAATATCTTATTCCACCTCTCAAGGAATGGCCCTTGTGGGTCAAGAACCTTCTTCTCAGATCCCAAGCCTTTattcacaaaattattaaaCGAGTAGGATCTCAATGTTTCTCTAAACCCCTTAAACCTCTCAGACCCAGATTCTAAACCTCTTTGGAACTTCTCCGAAAATGAGTTAACAGTAATTCGGAATTTCTCAGATCGCATTCCATAATTCCCAGAATACTGCCCCTCTGGACTTTTATCTGAATCCCAATCATTAAACCTGAACAACACATAACATAATCAAGTATAAAGTCGATCTATATGCACCCACCTAAGAAACCATTGAATAGAAGCATAACAAAGTGATAAACCACCAGAAAATCCTAATAATAACTTGTTTAAAATTGTGCAATCACAAAATTAGTAAACTAACCTCACTAACTTCCCTGAGCGGTAACTCATAACTATAGCTTATTCACAATGCAATAtccaaacaacaacaaaaaaatataagccCAGTCCACCACTTCAAGCACCGCGAACTTCCCAATATCTCACctgattcaaaatttataaaagaaaatagtcAAAAATACAAAGCAGAACTCCAAGTACAACCCAAGATAGAATCAACATTAAAGAGTAaacttttaagtaaaaaatgaacCTTTTCTGAAATCAATAaacacttttttcttcttcaaagaaCAACAACGAAATAGATACTGAAACACAGCAAGTTTCAGAGATGAACAAATtcgaaatggaaaaaaaatacaataataacaaaaatagaaagaaaaagtaGACATGCCTGAGTGGTGGGTGATTCAGTGGGCCTGTGAAATTGAGAGAGAGGGAAGTTTCGAGGAAGAGGGCTTGAGGGGGGCCAGAGAGTAATGTattgaacaattaaaattaccAACTGTTTCTTTACTTTGGTCAAGAGATTGTGACTGTGTAATGGAGCAGAGAGTCACAAGGAAGATGACAGACACCCGCAGCTGCCAAAAGTTTCTTGTGAGTGGTAGGGTCCCACTTATGACTTTTCAAGTAAACGGTGCCGTTCTTATCTCAGAAAAATGAGAGGGAAAGTTGCAAGAAGTTACgcatatgaataaaattaataattataacaaaaaaaaatatttacaaatactaaaataaatttaccATCTTTCACgtcttttaaaaacaaaatagtcaaattaataaaaattaaaatggataatatttatttattttaaaataatttattatggataaaccgtaataataacaacaaaaatttcatttataaaaatgacataaaatattttttacaaatttctcGACTAAAAGATAAgagatgaaaatattaaatttatatgtagttattatcttttttgttatacattttttaacaaatagtattataaaactattattttccttgttacttgtattttataataaaaaattataatactaaTTAAAGTGATATTAAGAATGAAAgtcttaattaatataaacttaTTCTAAACAACATCGTAAATGACcttaccaattttttttttttcaaatgattttaaagAGAGGTCCAAAAGTATTTACCCTTTTACATACTAAAAATGGTAAATTTGTATGTTATATTTCACCTGagtcatttttatattttttgaattttggtgTCCTCGATTTCCAATAGGGGAAGACTGTGTGACGTGGCGGCCATTTATTGGTTTAATTGGATAAGTAAGATATTTACTCAACCGGGGATTTTGTCCTCGTGATGGCAGCGCAAAACGCGGCGAATACTGACTAGTGTACGGCGTCCACAGCGACGAAAGTCAAACTGCCTGCCCAGATCGTATTTTCGGTTGACTTCTACACCGAAACCCtacgattattttatttataagctAAATTGCCCTCTTATAAATACGGggtattaattaagaataaattacatttttttcaccGAGGCTTCGGCCTAACatgaataacatttttttatttaaaattaattttgttaataaaaaaatcttatatcagtgttaaaaaaataaaattattatttgtttttcaaaattataatataatctcgaattaataaaaaatttaaaaatcttttaaatatttaaatttgcataagaatctttttttttttaattttactttcagCCTTTTATTCATCATATTCATGCGGGATTCCATCACTTCCCTTTCTTCAATAACCCACCTCATAATCCCAAAAGTTAATTCACCCTCTATTTTGTCCCACCATCTTATCTCCTCTCTTTCATGGTGATCTTTGATCCCTCAAACCCTCTCTCTTGTTACCATTGAAGTTGTCATTGACAACTTCTTTTGATCAAGTCATTGATGTCTTGATCAAATGAAGAAATCGTTGACAATAACTTAGATGCAACAAAATAGacggttttagggttttgaaaaataacaacaatagtGAAATTGTGGTTGTAATAAAAGAGGTTGTAAACAACTGAGGTTTTCAAGATTTTAAACCTTTAAAATGGTCAAATTATCCTCTTTTAAGCATTTAAATGAGATttgcaaaaaattatttttcatttctttctcaaAATATCTTATGGTGAAATTACTATTATACTTTTACGTcgttagtttttttatttttacaaaatttgatttttggtaataaagtattatttatatcatctaaATGGGGAAAATTGTTTTTAGCTCAAACATAGCGTGGAAActtgttatttatgttatagTAGGTATTCTAAAGTCAAtcattaagattattttataattttattctaataatatatcttattttaataatgataaattgGTATTTCTTCATCAATTTCTACATGTGTATGTATGACGTATATACTTAAATTGATAAAACCATAATGAAGGGATCAATATGTAGTTTATTCATGAGACCTCTATAGGCACGAACAATGGTCAATCTAAAAACATTCATACCCTTAACATTTTTATGAccgaatacacaaataatgtaatACGGTTATCATTGTATTAAACAATCACACCAAAAGGTTCAAGTTTCAAACACTATTTGCCTTTTAACTTGTCAAACTATGACTTAGGTTattctatttaagtttaaaaaaatgatttttttttaattcgaatatatcaataattttgagAGGTTGAATTGATGATATTGTCGAAAACCGGTTGATATTGAAAAGAATGACCAAATATATGAGGGTTAAGATCATATATTTGAAACGAGTAGAAGTTAAGatcacatttttttaacatgTCGATACTCGacaattaatatcaaaaaatttaaaaagaaataaataaaattattcacatcaaaatattagtttaacataacaaaaattctaCTGTACatgaaattataatacaaaaataccGGATACAAAATATACTAAAatgtgaatatttatttataatattacattcaattaaaatatttcaaatgtgTTGGATGATATGAAACAAATTTACTTTGTTAAACAAATTGGACCCTTCAATAAATGCGTCCAACATTGGCTTTTGAACTGTTAATCATTTGAGATATAATATGGATCTTGACTTggcaattttaataatttgagatATTTTGTGAGATatttcacaaatttaaaaaaagctaAATGACGTTATTAcgtaaaatttataatatagaaatatattatatttaaaaaaaaaattcaaaattaaggaAGGTCAAGTGTGCCCCCTCCTTATGAAACTATTGTTAGACCTGAACCAAGAAGTTGACCCGATTTGATTttattcagtttaaatttatttagttcaaaCTTAAATCGAGTTTGAATAAGAGGTTTGacttattttgaaatcaaactaaaaagagttcggtttggtttagtttgtcAACTAGGtagattatttgattttatttgaatttaacttgtgatttgatttgaattatattaagtaattgttaaatgatgttgttttaccaataaatcataaatttgaaccacatattcaagttatgaatttaaactataaattcgaattaaactctaatataattattttcattcaaaccgaattaaacttgaattgaacttttttttttcgaacCAAGgtattcaagtttaattcagtTCACATCCACCcctatataaaaatattgttgcCTTGCTCTAACAAACACATCTATCCAACTGCCTTACTTCATATGGTTGAAAATTGCATGCAATGGTCATTAAGGGTGGATTCAATATGAGGTGTTCAAGTTTGAAGCATTATTTGGCTTAAATAAGCttaattcgaattaaatcattagtgaattttttttttaattattattcttcttttacgataattttttctcttctaatattattatttattaatatagcGAGTCATACTTAATCTTGAGTTGACCATTCTAGAGTACAACAAAACTTAAATTGACCTTTGTTAAATCGAATTCTATCCCTAACGACCCCAAGGTTATCATTCGAGGATTGGGCTTTGAGTTTGTTATTTAGATTCATTGGTTAGGCTTACTAAATTTGGTCTACCACAAATGAAATTAACTTCCATACGGGATGGGATAAATAGTGTGCCCAAACAACAGGGTATGAGATTCATGAATCATTTCTACCATCAAGTTCTATCATTTCTTGTGAAAACCAGAACATAACACGTGTCATTAATCAtgtattataaatacatatttttatgatattttatatatatatatatatatatatatatatatatatatatatatatatatatatatatatatatatatatttcgttttgatttgtttgattaaaaaaatggagaagaagTATGATAGAGTTGAGTGTAGAAGATAATAGCCAAAGCGATTGCATGAAAAGTGCCACGTTGCCATTTCTCTTCGGTGCCAAGCTACAAAATGCTGCCTCTGTCTTCTCCGCTTCGCAAGTCTCACACTCACTCACCGTTCTTCGATCCCTCTCTCTAGGGTTTACAGATTCTCTTTCAGGGAGAGAGAGAAACCTTGTCAAACAAATCTTAATCCAATTCAAACTACGTGTTTCGTCAGATTCGGATAATCCATTTTATCCGACCCGAACCCGATCACACCCACCTCCATTACGCTTTTCAGATCCGCTTCTCTTTAGCACCTCCAATTCCGCAGATTCGTTCAATCAAAGATCCGTAATTCTTTGAATATTCTCTTTTaacacattttctttttaatttttgaaaagtaatatttaattagtttgcATTCGAGTTAAACACCCTTGAATTTGAAATCTCACAGCATTTTGGCGACATTTACGAcgttgttttttttaattttaaatttctcttttCAGATTTGGCATCGCAGGTTGGAGCGGTGGATTTTAGATGGTATGCAACATTTATTTAAGGAGTGTGATTGTACGAGCTGGGAGAGTAGGAATATTGACGAAAAGGAGGGTTCAAATAACCAACACCAGGAGGATTTTGCATGCGTGTGTCGGCGTAAATTTTACGTGGAATTGCGAATTTAGGAGTTTAAAGATGATGGTTGATTCATCAGGTGCGGCGGCAAAACGCGGACCAACTGTTGATATATTGCCGGAGAAAGAAGATGATGGTGGATATGTTAGTGGAGGATTGAAAAGGTGATAATGAGTTATTGCATTTGTCAATATTCATGTTGCAAAATTTACTGCATTTGCTATCATATGCATTTGATTGATTAGTTGTACATTTTTATTGAATTGTATGTAGATTgaatttgattgtttatttaattgacTTGCCCTTTATGTATGTATGGATTGGAGATGTATGTATGAGATTGTCTGGTGCTAAAAAATGGTGGTGGAAATtgaatatctttctttgtttttacaatttgtGGAAGTTTTTTGAAACTGTCTTTCTGTAGAAATGGGAAAAAGTTGGAGAtggtattttttttacatttggttttaaaagtatataagaaatttaagtAAATTCAACCATTACTAACATTTTCCTATAACTGTAGTTATATTAAGAGAAATCTGTTTCTTGTGCTCACAAGAATCAACATGAATGTTTTGTGTTGAGGGTTTTACAGTTGAATAAATGATCGAAAGTTTTGCTATAGAGGTTATATCTTATGCTATTCATGATATGTACGTGCTAGATGGATAATCAGGTTTAAACTTACTATTGATTTCTTTTGTGGTGGACAGTGAAGATGGACGACTGAGATGTGGTTATTCAAGTTTTAGGGGAAAGAGGGCAACCATGGAGGATTTCTTTGATATTAAGACTTCCACAATTGATGGGCAAGCGGTCTGCATGTTTGGAATCTTTGATGGTTAGATATTCCCTGATCATTTCTTGCCTTGGAGAAAGATCTAAAATTATGGACATAAAGCAATGTATCATGGATACTGTCACCAAGTGTCACCATGGTGACAAACGAAGATTGAAACTGCTATACAGAAGTAGTGTTTCAACTGGTTATCAACATCCACGTGACTGACTGGAAAATAAATGCTTTATGACAAGTCAGTCTTGACTGTTATATGTGTATGGTAATTATGATCTGCGACATGATGTCATACACGTGGAATGAAGTTAGGGTTTACAAACACAAGTCCATCTGACACCTGGAATATGAGCTGCAActtgttttatgatttaaataggATCCTCTTAGAAAGATAAACGTATATTTATTGATTGTCATAATAATGGTCCAAGGTCTGGATGTTTGCTTGTAGGATCTAGACTGCTTATTTAATTATCAACTTTTAAACCTGTCAGCTTGATACTCTGATCCTGATCTTTGTTTATAGATCATAGCTGTTGTTTACTGTTCAAGGACAATGTGTCTTATGTCTATTTCTGTTGTTTCTTTTTATAACATGTAAAATGTACCATTACAGGTCATGGTGGTTCTCATGCTGCTGAGTATTTGAAGCAACACTTGTTTGACAATCTCATGAAGCATCCACAGTTCATGAAAGATACTAAATTGGCTATAAGTGCGTACATACTTTCTGATTGACATTGTAATGGTCCTAATGGATTCATTGTCATAAAGGAATTGGTCCATATGATTGTAGCATATCCTTCGTTCTCCACATAAATGCAGGATCCCATGCACATTCAGATGTTTACATTTCTTCTAGGGCGGATGAAACATCTAGTGGCATTAAGTCTGTCATGTAGGGGTCCAGTTTGTGGAGGCCTGCATGGAGTGTTTTCCAATCTTTTGATACTGATTTGTATGAGTTCATCCAGTGACCCGAGTGAGCTTGCAGGTGAAACATATCAACAGACTGATGCTGCCTTTTTGGAGTCTGAAAAAGATACTGTCAGGGATGATGGTTCTACTGCTTCAACAGCAGTTTTGGTTGGTAACCACCTGTTTGTTGCTAATGTTGGAGATTCGAGGACTGTGATATCAAAGGCTGGTAAAGGTATTGTTTACTTTAATATTTCCGGTGTGTGTTCTTTTGGAGGTCGATAAACAGCATCTAAAATGACTGTTTCCGGTATGGCAAGTATATAATGTAGTTGTCATAAAGGATGACATTGAACAGTTAACTTCTTATATTTGCATGATCTATATCAGTACAGGTTTAAGTCCAATATTAGACTTTACAAGAAATTCATCAGATGCTAATTAATTTATGTGAATAAGGTTTCTTATTCTATTGCATGATGCAATTATGTTCAATATTAGGCATCGCTTAAATATTGTTGTTGGCTAGAAATGACTATGCATGTGTGGATTTACATGCATTTTTTGGCTAAAAAAGGTAAAGAGAGTGTCTATTTGgatattttgtaatatataacTATTCAAAATCTTCAAGACGATAATTTGCAAATATTTGAAATGGTAAAGTATTGCTTTAGGAGCATGGGGTAACCacaaaattatgttatattggCTTTATTGTTTTCCTAATAAAATGCATGTTATAAAATCTAaccaagattttaaaaaaaaaaaaaaaaattaaagtatcaCTGACTGTTAGGTTTATTCTTTCTAATCTATTCAATCCTCAATGTAA
The genomic region above belongs to Mangifera indica cultivar Alphonso chromosome 15, CATAS_Mindica_2.1, whole genome shotgun sequence and contains:
- the LOC123198214 gene encoding probable protein phosphatase 2C 76, whose product is MVCNIYLRSVIVRAGRVGILTKRRVQITNTRRILHACVGVNFTWNCEFRSLKMMVDSSGAAAKRGPTVDILPEKEDDGGYVSGGLKSEDGRLRCGYSSFRGKRATMEDFFDIKTSTIDGQAVCMFGIFDGHGGSHAAEYLKQHLFDNLMKHPQFMKDTKLAISETYQQTDAAFLESEKDTVRDDGSTASTAVLVGNHLFVANVGDSRTVISKAGKAIPLSEDHKPNRSDERKRIENAGGIVMWAGTWRVGGVLAMSRAFGNRMLKQFVVAEPEIQEQEIGGEFDLLVLASDGLWDVLPNEDAVALAQREEEPEAAAQKLTETAFTRGSADNISCIVVKFHHGGDANQADPQPDKIS